From a region of the Campylobacter showae genome:
- a CDS encoding M16 family metallopeptidase, which yields MLIKYSKTKLKNGFEIYHIPASKGSSVISVDVFYRVGSRNETMGKSGIAHMLEHLNFKSTKNMKAGEFDEIVKGFGGVNNASTGFDYTHYFVKCSKGNLDEALRLYADIMENLSLKDKEFQPERDVVTEERRWRTDNSPIGFLYFTLFNVAFSYHPYHWTPIGFIGDIRNWSIDYIKEFHETYYQPQNAILLISGDIDKKSAFELGKKHFENIKNKKPLPKLHCIEPEQNGAKRAEIYKDSEVEMLALAFKIPPFNHEDQPALGALAEYLGSGQSSVLQRVLIDEKCLVNSVDVYNMSNIDESLLIVLAVCNPGVKAEAVEDEIWRVLENAKTQKIDEDEITKIKNSLKSDLIYSLDSASKVANLYGGYLVRGDIKPLFELPEKTAALKPADLNEICKKYARKEKSTTIILRKEKK from the coding sequence ATGCTTATAAAATACTCCAAAACAAAGCTCAAAAATGGCTTTGAGATATATCACATCCCCGCTAGCAAGGGCTCTAGCGTCATTAGCGTGGACGTGTTTTACCGCGTGGGCTCACGAAATGAAACGATGGGCAAAAGCGGTATCGCGCACATGCTTGAGCACCTAAATTTTAAATCCACGAAAAATATGAAAGCGGGCGAATTTGACGAGATCGTAAAGGGATTTGGCGGCGTAAATAACGCTAGCACGGGCTTTGATTATACGCATTATTTCGTCAAATGCTCAAAAGGCAACCTAGACGAGGCGCTTAGGCTTTATGCTGATATAATGGAAAATTTGAGTCTAAAAGATAAAGAATTTCAGCCCGAGCGCGACGTCGTAACCGAGGAGCGCAGATGGCGCACGGACAACTCTCCGATAGGATTTTTGTACTTTACGCTCTTTAACGTCGCTTTTAGCTATCACCCGTACCACTGGACTCCGATCGGCTTTATCGGCGATATCAGAAACTGGAGCATAGATTATATAAAAGAATTTCACGAGACGTACTATCAGCCGCAAAACGCGATCCTGCTAATCAGCGGCGACATAGATAAAAAAAGCGCGTTTGAGCTGGGCAAAAAGCACTTTGAAAATATAAAAAACAAAAAACCGCTACCAAAACTCCACTGCATCGAGCCAGAGCAAAACGGCGCAAAAAGGGCTGAAATTTACAAGGATAGCGAAGTAGAGATGCTAGCGCTTGCCTTTAAGATCCCGCCGTTTAATCACGAGGATCAACCTGCGTTAGGCGCGCTAGCCGAGTATCTAGGCAGTGGGCAAAGCTCAGTTTTACAGCGCGTTTTGATAGATGAAAAGTGCCTCGTAAACAGCGTGGATGTCTATAATATGAGCAATATCGACGAGAGCTTGCTCATCGTGCTTGCCGTTTGTAATCCCGGCGTCAAGGCAGAGGCCGTAGAGGACGAGATCTGGCGAGTGCTAGAAAACGCCAAAACACAAAAAATCGACGAAGACGAGATAACTAAGATAAAAAATAGCTTAAAAAGCGATCTCATTTACTCGCTAGATAGCGCGTCGAAGGTGGCGAATTTATACGGCGGATATCTCGTTAGAGGCGATATAAAGCCGCTTTTTGAGCTGCCTGAAAAAACAGCCGCGCTAAAACCGGCCGATCTAAACGAAATCTGCAAAAAATACGCGAGAAAAGAAAAATCCACGACGATCATCCTAAGAAAGGAAAAAAAGTGA
- a CDS encoding ABC transporter ATP-binding protein → MKQMSLKEVLRRFAPYFRDYISYFIIAIAGMLMASGGTAASAWVIEPVLNKIFIEKNKDLLYLLPYAIIAIYFLKGLGTFLQAYFTAYIGQDIVRRFREKLLKNLLNLDMKFFNDYRTGELISRNINDIDRIRSIVSSMIPELIREAITIVGLLCVVLYQSLQLAFFALVIMPAAVYPLSRLAKKMKKISRASQEKTSDISSKLSEIFTNIEIIKANNAQEFEHTKFTDENAKFFKLNLKSVKVNEMVSPMMEIFGSVGVAAVVIIGGKEVIDGNLTMGSFFSFLTALFMLYTPIKRISGLYNKMQDAVVAAERTFELLDKEPQILSGDKPVPSEINLINFKDVRLNYDDKEVLKGINLSASKSQTVALVGSSGGGKSSIVNLLMRFYDANGGAIEVNGENIKNFDLGSLRQNIGLVTQRVYIFNDTVANNVAYGREYDEAKVQLALKTANAYDFVSNLPEGTQTVLNEFGTNLSGGQRQRIAIARALYDDPQILIFDEATSALDNESEQQITKAIANLQKEKIIFIIAHRLSTVQNADKIAVISGGKVVGFDTDEALSKSCEIYAKLKGEALV, encoded by the coding sequence ATGAAGCAGATGAGCCTAAAAGAGGTCCTGCGGCGGTTTGCGCCCTATTTTAGGGATTATATTTCGTATTTTATCATCGCGATCGCCGGCATGCTGATGGCTAGCGGCGGTACGGCCGCGTCGGCGTGGGTGATCGAGCCTGTTCTAAATAAAATTTTTATCGAAAAAAACAAAGACCTGCTTTATCTTTTGCCCTACGCCATCATCGCGATTTACTTTTTAAAGGGGCTTGGGACGTTTTTGCAGGCCTATTTTACGGCGTATATCGGGCAGGATATCGTGAGGAGATTTCGCGAGAAACTGCTAAAAAACCTGCTAAATTTGGATATGAAGTTTTTTAACGATTACCGCACGGGCGAGCTAATAAGCCGAAATATCAACGACATCGACCGCATCAGAAGCATCGTTAGCTCCATGATCCCAGAGCTCATCCGCGAGGCTATCACGATCGTCGGGCTACTTTGCGTCGTGCTTTATCAGAGCCTTCAGCTTGCGTTTTTTGCGCTAGTTATCATGCCTGCAGCCGTCTATCCGCTCTCAAGACTCGCAAAAAAGATGAAAAAAATCTCCCGCGCCTCGCAGGAAAAAACCTCCGACATCAGCTCGAAGCTGAGCGAAATTTTTACCAATATCGAGATCATCAAAGCAAACAACGCGCAGGAGTTTGAGCACACCAAATTTACCGACGAAAATGCTAAATTTTTCAAACTAAATTTAAAAAGCGTAAAAGTAAACGAGATGGTGAGTCCGATGATGGAAATTTTTGGCTCCGTGGGCGTCGCGGCAGTCGTCATTATCGGCGGCAAAGAGGTCATAGACGGAAATTTGACGATGGGAAGCTTCTTTTCGTTTCTAACCGCTCTTTTTATGCTTTACACGCCTATTAAACGCATTTCAGGCCTTTACAACAAGATGCAAGACGCAGTGGTCGCGGCAGAGCGAACCTTTGAGCTACTTGATAAAGAGCCTCAAATTTTAAGCGGCGACAAGCCCGTACCGTCTGAAATAAATTTGATAAATTTTAAAGACGTCAGGCTAAATTACGACGACAAAGAGGTGCTAAAAGGCATAAATCTAAGCGCAAGCAAGTCCCAAACCGTCGCGCTCGTGGGCAGTAGCGGCGGCGGAAAAAGCTCGATCGTAAATTTGCTAATGAGATTTTACGACGCAAACGGCGGAGCGATCGAGGTAAACGGCGAAAATATCAAAAATTTTGACCTCGGTTCGCTTAGGCAAAATATCGGTCTGGTTACCCAGCGCGTCTATATCTTTAACGACACCGTCGCAAACAACGTCGCCTACGGCCGCGAATACGACGAAGCCAAGGTGCAGCTCGCACTAAAAACGGCAAATGCGTATGATTTCGTGTCAAATTTACCCGAGGGCACGCAGACCGTGCTAAATGAATTTGGCACCAATCTCTCGGGCGGCCAACGTCAGCGTATCGCCATCGCCCGCGCTCTTTACGACGACCCGCAAATTTTGATATTTGACGAGGCTACGAGCGCTCTGGATAATGAAAGCGAGCAGCAAATAACCAAAGCCATCGCGAATTTACAAAAAGAAAAGATAATATTTATCATCGCGCACCGCCTAAGCACGGTGCAAAATGCCGATAAGATCGCCGTTATCAGCGGCGGAAAAGTGGTCGGTTTTGATACCGACGAGGCGCTTAGCAAGAGCTGCGAAATTTACGCGAAACTAAAAGGCGAAGCCCTTGTTTAA
- the murJ gene encoding murein biosynthesis integral membrane protein MurJ has protein sequence MFIKGFFSNSIGIMVSRVLGLVRDLLTASTLGAGIYSDIFFIAFKIPNLLRRIFGEGAFANAFLPNFTKSNKKSLFSAEIFLKFLAFIGILTLLVNLFAPFFTAVIATGLAPSDINEAVPLVKINFYYLALIFAVTFLASLLQYRGHFATTAFSTALLNLAMIGSLILARGQEPKIVAYYLSFGVVVGGVLQLIAHIIALKFNGISKLFFGGLVKFARGKRADTKGFFSNFFHGLVGSSAMQLSSFMDTWLASFLAAGSISYLFYANRIFQLPLAIFAIALSTALFPKITRQIKAGNEAEALKWMRKSFEILYFLLFAAAIGGIVLAQPIIKLLFERGSFTQADTAATASVLAAYMIGLLPFGLAKLFSLWLYAHLQQKLASKIAVITLVFNLVLAVALMQIYGAFGLALASSLGGFLTLALNVKFFGIRKFLAIIEPKKITLLSAVLVLEAVILIFLRKFLDANF, from the coding sequence GTGTTTATCAAAGGCTTTTTTTCAAACAGTATCGGTATCATGGTTTCGCGAGTTTTAGGGCTCGTGCGCGACCTGCTCACGGCTTCTACTTTGGGTGCGGGCATTTATAGCGACATATTTTTCATCGCGTTTAAGATACCAAATTTACTGCGCCGTATCTTTGGTGAGGGGGCCTTTGCCAACGCTTTTTTGCCAAATTTTACAAAATCAAACAAAAAATCGCTCTTTAGCGCCGAGATTTTTCTTAAATTTCTAGCCTTTATCGGCATTCTCACGCTTTTGGTAAATTTATTCGCCCCGTTTTTTACCGCAGTTATCGCTACCGGTTTGGCGCCTAGCGACATAAACGAAGCCGTTCCGCTCGTAAAAATCAACTTTTACTACCTAGCGCTCATCTTTGCCGTTACATTTTTAGCCTCGCTTTTGCAGTATCGCGGGCACTTTGCTACGACGGCGTTTTCGACCGCTCTTCTAAATTTAGCCATGATCGGTTCTTTGATTTTGGCTCGCGGACAAGAGCCTAAAATCGTAGCTTATTATCTTAGTTTCGGCGTCGTAGTAGGCGGCGTTTTGCAGCTCATAGCACACATTATCGCTCTTAAATTTAACGGAATCTCAAAGCTATTTTTCGGCGGCTTAGTTAAATTTGCCCGCGGCAAAAGAGCCGATACAAAGGGATTTTTTAGCAACTTTTTCCACGGTCTAGTGGGATCGTCCGCGATGCAGCTAAGCTCGTTTATGGATACGTGGCTGGCGTCGTTTTTGGCGGCGGGCTCGATCAGCTATCTTTTCTACGCCAACCGCATTTTTCAGCTGCCTTTAGCGATATTTGCGATCGCGCTTTCGACGGCGCTTTTTCCTAAAATCACGCGTCAAATTAAAGCCGGCAACGAAGCCGAAGCTCTAAAATGGATGCGAAAAAGCTTTGAAATTTTATATTTTCTGCTTTTTGCGGCGGCTATCGGCGGCATCGTTTTGGCTCAACCTATCATAAAGCTGCTTTTTGAGCGCGGAAGCTTCACGCAGGCCGATACGGCGGCGACCGCAAGCGTTTTAGCCGCATATATGATCGGACTTTTGCCTTTTGGGTTAGCTAAACTTTTTTCGCTTTGGCTTTATGCGCATTTACAGCAAAAGCTAGCCTCTAAAATCGCTGTTATTACGCTCGTTTTTAATCTCGTTTTAGCAGTCGCGCTGATGCAAATTTACGGCGCGTTCGGACTAGCGCTTGCTAGCTCGCTGGGCGGGTTTTTGACACTAGCTTTAAACGTCAAATTTTTTGGGATAAGGAAATTTTTAGCTATAATTGAGCCTAAAAAAATAACGCTTTTAAGCGCGGTTTTGGTTTTAGAAGCAGTGATTTTGATATTTTTAAGGAAATTTTTAGATGCAAATTTTTGA
- a CDS encoding flagellar assembly protein A: MREYHVPENQNAQQNFLAEIESETANPYGEILNLAKHFGVDSKFIDFDIIEIKTECKVAGESQPRQIPAEKLNIFDDDKFFVEKVESIKQNYLVKFYDTRQVKPTPLPNVAISANKNLTKILATVSQNADTVYFKEFDKKLINFIYKKLIKVGILVGIRNKTMLEEVAKISSVLRVKEFIDKDYTFIVTAGVNVNPSADDALVFYYKNKNKSTDENDKVDYANRGYLLGVTENELIFEYVKLREGANGRDVRGNLLPTQKPKVTITKMPEHTENIYSKEGEEGIKFYAKKAGYVQEEKGVFDIKDELDVNEISFKTTGSVDTGLDTNVTLNVKEKDLTKDAIGTGMTVEANEVNVDGNVAANAVVKANKVVIGGQTHAKALIEAKDAKIAVHIGSFDGEYVEIDRLEGGKVKAKKAVIKSAIGGEIIAESVVIDTLVSNSNIIIADTLEIKKLKGVNNKILVDFSMIKNTGEQINERMAKIKTIREQIVKMPRTLESKRCVIEENKGPINVIKAKIEELKSTNNTPPATFMKKLKEYQQLVHEYNALLKEFREKKAAIAELRGEITNIQEGIFNSKVINHSNWREFNEIKFRLVDPARDITYSTRENEIARIITIAKVETEDGDIDYVVKKNNNVRKA, encoded by the coding sequence TTGCGAGAGTATCACGTGCCAGAAAACCAAAACGCGCAGCAAAACTTCCTAGCCGAGATAGAGTCTGAGACGGCCAATCCGTACGGCGAGATATTAAATTTAGCAAAGCACTTCGGCGTCGATAGCAAATTTATAGATTTTGATATCATAGAAATCAAAACCGAGTGTAAGGTGGCGGGCGAGAGCCAGCCTCGCCAAATTCCGGCGGAAAAACTAAACATCTTTGACGACGATAAGTTTTTCGTAGAAAAAGTAGAAAGCATAAAACAAAACTATCTGGTTAAATTTTACGACACGAGGCAGGTAAAACCAACGCCTTTGCCTAATGTCGCCATAAGTGCAAATAAAAATTTGACCAAAATTTTAGCCACCGTTTCGCAAAACGCTGACACGGTTTATTTTAAAGAATTTGATAAAAAGTTGATAAATTTTATCTACAAAAAGCTGATAAAAGTAGGCATCCTGGTGGGTATCAGAAACAAAACGATGCTAGAAGAGGTCGCTAAAATATCTTCGGTTTTAAGAGTAAAAGAATTTATCGACAAGGACTACACCTTTATCGTGACCGCCGGCGTAAACGTAAATCCGTCGGCAGACGACGCGCTGGTGTTTTACTATAAAAACAAAAACAAATCTACCGATGAAAACGACAAGGTGGATTACGCAAACAGAGGCTATTTGCTTGGCGTAACAGAAAATGAATTGATATTTGAATACGTAAAACTAAGAGAAGGTGCAAACGGTCGCGACGTGCGAGGAAATCTACTGCCGACGCAAAAGCCTAAAGTAACGATAACGAAAATGCCCGAACATACCGAAAATATCTACTCGAAAGAAGGCGAGGAGGGGATAAAATTTTACGCCAAAAAGGCCGGTTACGTCCAAGAGGAAAAAGGCGTTTTTGATATCAAAGACGAGCTTGACGTAAATGAAATTTCGTTTAAAACCACAGGCTCGGTCGATACGGGTCTTGACACCAACGTAACGCTAAACGTAAAGGAAAAAGACCTAACAAAAGACGCCATAGGTACTGGTATGACGGTTGAAGCAAACGAAGTAAACGTCGATGGAAACGTCGCCGCAAACGCCGTAGTAAAGGCAAATAAAGTAGTAATCGGAGGACAAACCCACGCTAAAGCCCTCATCGAAGCAAAAGATGCGAAAATAGCCGTGCATATCGGTAGCTTTGACGGAGAATACGTCGAGATAGATAGACTAGAAGGCGGCAAGGTAAAAGCTAAAAAAGCCGTGATAAAATCAGCGATCGGCGGCGAGATAATCGCCGAAAGCGTCGTCATAGATACGCTCGTGTCAAATTCAAATATCATAATCGCCGACACGCTAGAGATAAAAAAACTAAAGGGCGTAAATAATAAAATTTTAGTCGATTTTAGCATGATAAAAAACACGGGCGAGCAGATTAACGAGCGCATGGCAAAGATAAAAACCATCAGAGAACAGATCGTAAAAATGCCGCGCACGCTAGAGTCTAAAAGATGCGTCATAGAAGAAAACAAAGGCCCGATAAACGTCATCAAGGCTAAAATCGAGGAACTAAAAAGCACAAACAACACTCCGCCCGCGACGTTTATGAAAAAACTAAAAGAGTATCAGCAGCTAGTGCACGAGTACAACGCGCTTTTAAAAGAATTTCGCGAGAAAAAAGCCGCGATCGCCGAGCTAAGGGGCGAGATAACAAATATCCAAGAGGGTATATTTAACTCAAAAGTGATAAATCATAGTAATTGGCGCGAATTTAACGAGATAAAATTTAGGCTCGTAGACCCGGCTCGCGACATCACGTACAGCACCCGCGAAAACGAGATCGCGCGAATCATCACGATAGCTAAAGTCGAGACCGAGGACGGCGATATAGACTACGTAGTCAAGAAAAACAATAACGTCAGGAAGGCGTAA
- the cysS gene encoding cysteine--tRNA ligase, which translates to MQIFDSVKKKKVEFEPVKSDFVRIYVCGPTVYDDAHLGHAKSAISFDLLRRTLNELGYKVKFVRNYTDIDDKILKKMAESGESLEAITDRYIASYERDMSALNVLEPDVKPKATQTLKEMIEYIEILLKNGFAYEIEGDGVYFDTAKDAEYLSLSGKFDTEANVARVASSDEKKDEKDFVLWKFDEKWYESPFGRGRPGWHTECVAMIKKHLSSGEKFEIDIHAGGLDLLFPHHENEAAQCRCAERKSLAKYWLHNGFIQVNNEKMSKSLGNSFFVKDALKRNLGEAVRFYLISSHYRANFNFSEDDLNATKKRLDKIYRLKKRVLGAAANLSANDKFKSEFMSAMGDDLNTSKALASVDEFVRGANDELDAKPKDKAKKGEIAANLELIARVLGILQVDVFEYFQFGVSDEKRAYIEDLINQRNEAKAAKNYELSDKIRDMLAANGISLMDTPNGCMWEKI; encoded by the coding sequence ATGCAAATTTTTGATAGCGTAAAGAAAAAAAAAGTAGAATTTGAGCCAGTAAAAAGCGACTTCGTACGCATTTACGTCTGCGGGCCGACGGTTTACGACGATGCGCATTTAGGACACGCCAAAAGCGCGATTAGCTTTGATTTGCTTAGGCGCACGCTAAACGAGCTTGGCTACAAGGTCAAATTTGTACGAAACTACACCGACATCGACGATAAAATTTTAAAGAAAATGGCGGAAAGCGGCGAGAGCCTGGAGGCAATCACGGATAGATACATCGCAAGCTACGAGCGAGATATGAGCGCGCTTAACGTACTTGAGCCAGACGTCAAGCCAAAGGCGACACAGACGCTAAAAGAGATGATAGAGTACATCGAAATTTTGCTAAAAAACGGCTTTGCTTACGAGATCGAGGGCGACGGCGTTTACTTTGACACCGCAAAAGACGCGGAGTATCTAAGCCTGAGTGGTAAATTTGACACCGAGGCAAACGTCGCTCGCGTGGCTAGTAGCGACGAAAAAAAGGACGAAAAAGACTTTGTGCTGTGGAAATTTGACGAGAAATGGTACGAAAGCCCGTTTGGCCGCGGTCGCCCAGGCTGGCACACCGAGTGCGTCGCGATGATAAAAAAACACCTATCTAGCGGCGAAAAATTTGAGATCGATATCCACGCGGGCGGGCTTGATCTGCTATTTCCTCATCACGAAAATGAGGCCGCACAGTGCCGCTGCGCCGAGCGCAAGAGCCTGGCTAAATACTGGCTACACAACGGCTTTATCCAAGTAAATAACGAAAAAATGAGCAAGAGCCTAGGAAATAGCTTTTTCGTTAAAGACGCGCTGAAGCGAAATTTAGGCGAGGCGGTGAGATTTTATCTGATTTCCAGCCACTACAGAGCAAATTTTAACTTTAGTGAAGATGATCTAAATGCGACAAAAAAGCGCCTAGATAAAATTTACCGTCTAAAAAAACGGGTTCTTGGCGCGGCGGCAAATTTGAGCGCGAACGATAAATTTAAGAGCGAATTTATGTCCGCGATGGGAGACGATCTAAACACCTCAAAAGCCCTTGCGAGCGTAGACGAGTTTGTCCGCGGCGCAAACGATGAGCTAGACGCAAAGCCGAAAGATAAAGCCAAAAAAGGCGAAATCGCGGCAAATTTGGAGCTAATAGCGCGAGTGCTAGGCATCTTGCAAGTAGATGTGTTTGAGTATTTTCAGTTTGGCGTTAGCGACGAAAAACGAGCATATATCGAGGATCTGATAAATCAAAGAAATGAAGCCAAAGCGGCCAAAAACTACGAGCTATCCGATAAAATCCGCGATATGCTAGCCGCAAACGGCATCAGCCTCATGGATACTCCAAACGGCTGCATGTGGGAAAAGATATGA
- a CDS encoding quinone-dependent dihydroorotate dehydrogenase: MNYETLKSIFFKFDPETAHKIVEKTLSISDCVFPGLYSIVAKNCVVADAALSQNLLGTSFLNPVGIAGGFDKNATMLRPLAALGFGHVEFGTVTPKPQEGNAKPRLFRLIEEESIQNAMGFNNEGADALGARVGKLYPFAIPLFANIGKNKITPNEEAIKDYEILVAKFNEICDCFVINVSSPNTPNLRELQEDGFIKDLFARLSPIAKKPIIFKIAPDMDDDKAVQICKTAVESGAKGVIVNNTSIDYSLSKSANLQNFGGLSGKVIAKRSRELFSAVASELYGKTVLIASGGIDSAEEAYARIKSGANLVQIYTSFIFKGPNIAKQINEGILKLLKEDNFASISEAVGCDIKNKI, translated from the coding sequence TTGAATTACGAAACGCTAAAATCCATATTTTTTAAATTTGACCCCGAAACCGCTCACAAAATCGTCGAAAAAACGCTAAGTATCTCAGACTGCGTATTTCCAGGGCTTTATAGCATCGTCGCCAAAAACTGCGTCGTCGCGGACGCGGCTCTTTCGCAAAATTTGCTCGGAACTAGCTTTTTAAACCCCGTAGGAATCGCCGGCGGCTTTGACAAAAACGCCACCATGCTACGCCCGCTAGCCGCGCTCGGATTTGGGCACGTGGAGTTTGGCACCGTGACGCCAAAACCGCAAGAGGGCAACGCAAAACCGCGCCTTTTTCGCCTAATCGAAGAAGAGAGTATCCAAAACGCGATGGGCTTTAACAACGAGGGCGCAGACGCCCTTGGCGCGCGCGTCGGCAAGCTATATCCGTTTGCGATACCGCTTTTTGCCAACATCGGTAAAAACAAAATCACGCCAAATGAGGAAGCGATTAAAGACTATGAAATTTTAGTCGCTAAATTTAACGAAATTTGCGACTGCTTCGTTATCAACGTCTCCTCGCCAAATACCCCGAATTTACGCGAACTGCAAGAAGATGGCTTTATAAAAGATCTATTTGCGCGCCTATCGCCGATCGCAAAAAAACCGATAATCTTTAAAATCGCGCCCGATATGGACGACGACAAGGCTGTGCAGATCTGCAAAACGGCCGTAGAAAGTGGCGCGAAAGGCGTCATCGTAAATAATACGAGCATTGATTATTCGCTATCAAAATCTGCGAATTTACAAAATTTCGGCGGACTAAGCGGCAAGGTTATCGCCAAACGCTCGCGCGAGCTTTTTAGCGCGGTTGCTAGCGAGCTTTACGGCAAGACGGTTTTGATCGCAAGCGGCGGCATAGACAGCGCCGAGGAGGCATACGCACGCATAAAATCTGGCGCAAATTTGGTTCAAATTTACACTTCTTTTATATTTAAGGGCCCAAACATCGCAAAACAGATCAACGAAGGTATTTTAAAGCTTTTAAAAGAGGATAATTTCGCCTCTATCAGCGAAGCGGTTGGCTGCGATATAAAAAATAAAATTTAA